In Pseudonocardia sp. C8, one genomic interval encodes:
- a CDS encoding molybdopterin oxidoreductase family protein: MTRTTSTRRGFRPRHVRLTEPLVRDGGELRPASWDEALERAAAGFRDVPAERFGMFSCSKATNEMNYTAQKFARAVMGSNNVDSCNRTUHAPSVVGLTAVFGAGGGTSAYVEAEHADLLVLWGSNARETHPIFFHHVLQGLRNGARMYSVDPRHTSTAHWADAWLGLDVGTDIALANAIGREIIHAGLVNRAFVERATSGFEEYAASVEPYTLERAEEITGVPAGSIRELAHAYARADRAQICWTLGITEHHNAADYVFALINLALLTGHVGRYGSGLVPLRGQNNVQGGGDMGAIPAKLPGGYDVHDDTARARFQAVYGGKPIPPDKGMHLSEMFEAMERGELSALYCIGENPAETEANALHARHLLSSLDHLVVQDIFRTATAELADVVLPAAADWCEYEGTVTNSERRVQRVRKAIDPPGLARPDTHIICGVADRMGHDWGEPTAEQVWDELRSVSLNWHHGMSYARLDAMGGIQWPCPTEDHPGTPLLHARLWADDPAERGTPAPFTPVEHVPPIEELSEEFPIRLTTVRVLDAYNSGVQTGGYASPLRRRESLRMDAADAARLGITDGEQVRVTSRRGSVEAPVALDPSLRPGLASFTPHFTEEVDVNALTNDAWDPKSGTSEFKATAVRIEKVTGLPVAGE; the protein is encoded by the coding sequence ATGACCCGCACCACCAGCACCCGTCGTGGGTTCCGCCCCCGCCACGTCCGGCTCACCGAGCCGCTCGTCCGCGACGGAGGCGAGCTGCGCCCCGCCTCGTGGGACGAGGCCCTGGAGCGGGCCGCGGCCGGGTTCCGGGACGTGCCGGCGGAGCGTTTCGGCATGTTCAGCTGCTCGAAGGCCACCAACGAGATGAACTACACCGCCCAGAAGTTCGCCCGGGCGGTGATGGGCAGCAACAACGTCGACAGCTGCAACCGCACTTGACACGCACCCAGCGTCGTCGGTCTGACGGCGGTCTTCGGTGCCGGCGGCGGCACCTCGGCGTACGTGGAAGCCGAACACGCCGACCTCCTCGTCCTCTGGGGCAGTAACGCCCGCGAGACGCACCCGATCTTCTTCCACCACGTGCTGCAGGGCCTGCGCAACGGGGCCCGGATGTACTCGGTCGACCCGCGACACACCTCGACCGCGCACTGGGCCGATGCGTGGCTGGGGCTCGACGTCGGCACCGACATCGCGCTCGCCAACGCCATCGGGCGGGAGATCATCCACGCCGGTCTGGTGAACCGGGCGTTCGTCGAGCGGGCCACGTCCGGGTTCGAGGAGTACGCGGCGTCGGTGGAGCCGTACACGCTGGAGCGGGCCGAGGAGATCACCGGGGTGCCGGCGGGGTCGATCCGGGAGCTGGCGCATGCCTATGCGCGGGCCGACCGGGCGCAGATCTGCTGGACGTTGGGGATCACCGAGCATCACAACGCGGCGGACTACGTGTTCGCGTTGATCAATTTGGCGTTGCTGACCGGGCATGTGGGCCGGTACGGGTCGGGGTTGGTGCCGTTGCGGGGGCAGAACAACGTCCAGGGTGGCGGTGACATGGGGGCGATCCCGGCCAAGCTGCCCGGTGGCTACGACGTGCACGACGACACCGCCCGGGCCCGGTTCCAGGCCGTCTACGGCGGGAAGCCGATCCCGCCGGACAAGGGCATGCACCTGTCCGAGATGTTCGAGGCGATGGAACGCGGCGAGCTCTCGGCGCTGTACTGCATCGGGGAGAACCCCGCCGAGACCGAGGCCAACGCGCTGCACGCCCGGCACCTGCTGTCCTCGCTCGACCACCTCGTCGTCCAGGACATCTTCCGGACCGCGACCGCGGAGCTGGCCGATGTCGTGTTGCCGGCGGCGGCGGACTGGTGCGAGTACGAGGGCACCGTCACCAACTCCGAACGGCGGGTGCAGCGGGTCCGCAAGGCGATCGACCCACCCGGCCTGGCCCGCCCCGACACCCACATCATCTGCGGCGTCGCCGACCGGATGGGACACGACTGGGGTGAGCCGACGGCCGAGCAGGTGTGGGACGAGCTGCGGTCGGTGTCGCTGAACTGGCACCACGGGATGAGCTACGCGCGGCTGGACGCGATGGGTGGCATCCAGTGGCCGTGCCCGACCGAGGACCATCCGGGCACGCCACTGCTGCACGCCCGGCTCTGGGCCGACGACCCCGCCGAGCGGGGCACACCGGCCCCGTTCACCCCGGTCGAGCACGTGCCGCCGATCGAGGAGCTCTCCGAGGAGTTCCCGATCCGGCTGACCACGGTCCGGGTGCTGGACGCCTACAACTCGGGGGTGCAGACCGGCGGGTACGCCTCGCCGCTGCGCCGCCGGGAGTCGCTGCGGATGGACGCGGCCGACGCCGCCCGCCTCGGCATCACCGACGGCGAGCAGGTCCGGGTGACCAGCCGGCGCGGCTCGGTGGAGGCACCGGTCGCGCTCGACCCGTCCCTGCGACCGGGTCTCGCCTCGTTCACGCCGCACTTCACCGAGGAGGTCGACGTGAACGCGCTGACCAACGACGCGTGGGACCCCAAGTCCGGCACCTCGGAGTTCAAGGCGACCGCCGTGCGCATCGAGAAGGTCACCGGCCTGCCGGTGGCGGGGGAGTAG
- a CDS encoding molybdenum cofactor guanylyltransferase, translating into MRGYGGRRPGAGIVLAGGRSSRMGTPKADLDWHGAALLTRTVAVLGRAVAGPVVVVRAAGQALPELPAGTEVCDDPVPGLGPLPAIGVGLAAVADRAAAAFVASTDLPLLHPAFAARMLDLRRGHDVALPAAHGHHQPLAAAYRTGLAGTIAELTAAGEGKPPSLFARVEVHRIEEGPLRSDPVLARLDPRLDSLTNVNTPDEYTAALARPLPAVTVHDGDRARTARAATAGQLGVPVRACGDTVAPDGPLPAWFPLVTGDEVAVHGPRQPGPRTGDDRRR; encoded by the coding sequence GTGCGTGGGTACGGGGGGCGCCGCCCCGGCGCGGGGATCGTCCTGGCCGGTGGCCGGTCGTCGCGGATGGGCACGCCGAAGGCGGACCTCGACTGGCACGGCGCCGCGCTGCTGACCCGCACCGTGGCCGTCCTGGGGCGGGCGGTGGCCGGGCCGGTCGTCGTCGTGCGGGCGGCCGGGCAGGCCCTGCCGGAGCTGCCCGCCGGCACCGAGGTGTGCGACGACCCGGTGCCCGGCCTGGGCCCGCTGCCGGCGATCGGGGTCGGGCTGGCCGCGGTCGCCGACCGCGCCGCGGCGGCGTTCGTCGCGTCCACCGACCTGCCGTTGCTGCACCCGGCGTTCGCCGCGCGCATGCTGGACCTGCGGCGCGGGCACGACGTCGCGCTCCCGGCCGCGCACGGCCACCACCAGCCGCTGGCCGCCGCCTACCGCACCGGGCTGGCGGGCACGATCGCCGAGCTGACCGCGGCCGGGGAGGGCAAGCCGCCGTCGCTGTTCGCCCGGGTCGAGGTGCACCGGATCGAGGAGGGACCGCTGCGGTCGGACCCGGTGCTGGCCCGGCTCGACCCGCGGCTGGACTCGCTCACCAACGTGAACACCCCCGACGAGTACACCGCCGCGCTGGCCCGCCCGCTGCCGGCCGTGACGGTGCACGACGGTGACCGGGCCCGGACCGCACGGGCGGCGACGGCCGGGCAGCTGGGCGTGCCGGTGCGTGCCTGCGGGGACACCGTCGCCCCGGACGGCCCGCTCCCGGCCTGGTTCCCGCTCGTCACCGGGGACGAGGTCGCCGTCCACGGCCCCCGACAGCCGGGCCCGCGCACCGGCGACGACCGGCGACGGTAG
- the fdhD gene encoding formate dehydrogenase accessory sulfurtransferase FdhD, with product MGRLTVRRPVLRLNPDGSTRSRPDTLVAEEPLEIRVAGRPLTVTMRTPGHDVELAHGFLLTEGVIGGRADLASARYCDSVDEQGRNTYNVLDVDLAAGVEPPDVSVERNFYTTSSCGVCGKASLDAVKLKTRHSPAADPLRLDRTLLLELPDRLRERQKVFGSTGGLHAAGLFDAAGELLVAREDVGRHNAVDKVLGRMLMDGRIPAAGTVLMVSGRASFELVQKAVMAGVPALAAVSAPSSLAVELAEEAGMTLVGFLRGATGNVYTGAERIVV from the coding sequence ATGGGACGGCTGACGGTCCGCCGGCCGGTGCTGCGCCTGAACCCCGACGGGTCCACGCGGTCGCGGCCGGACACGCTGGTCGCCGAGGAGCCGCTGGAGATCCGGGTCGCGGGGCGGCCGCTGACGGTCACCATGCGCACCCCGGGACACGACGTCGAGCTCGCGCACGGGTTCCTGCTCACCGAGGGGGTCATCGGCGGCCGCGCCGACCTGGCGTCGGCCCGCTACTGCGACTCGGTCGACGAGCAGGGCCGCAACACCTACAACGTCCTCGACGTCGACCTCGCCGCCGGGGTCGAGCCGCCGGACGTCTCGGTCGAGCGGAACTTCTACACGACGTCCTCGTGCGGGGTGTGCGGGAAGGCCTCGCTGGACGCGGTGAAGCTCAAGACCCGGCACTCCCCCGCGGCCGATCCGCTGCGGCTGGACCGCACGCTGCTGCTGGAGCTGCCGGACCGGCTGCGCGAGCGGCAGAAGGTCTTCGGCTCCACCGGTGGCCTGCACGCCGCGGGCCTGTTCGACGCCGCCGGCGAGCTCCTCGTCGCGCGGGAGGACGTGGGCCGGCACAACGCCGTCGACAAGGTGCTCGGCCGGATGCTGATGGACGGCCGGATCCCGGCCGCAGGGACGGTGCTGATGGTGTCCGGGCGGGCCTCGTTCGAGCTGGTGCAGAAGGCGGTCATGGCGGGGGTGCCGGCGCTGGCGGCGGTGTCGGCGCCGTCGTCGCTGGCCGTGGAGCTCGCCGAGGAGGCCGGGATGACGCTGGTCGGGTTCCTGCGCGGCGCGACCGGCAACGTCTACACCGGCGCCGAGCGCATCGTCGTGTAG
- a CDS encoding SRPBCC family protein — MTRFSATTRSDAVVTADRTEVWRALTDPALLPRLTPLLNRIEASSEGGDTFWRWHLVRLAVLGVGIKPVFTERMTFTEGKRIEFTHAPPEGVTEWAGAEGYYALDDAEAAGDGTPATRLEIALTLDVDLPLSRLAAPVVTRTMRTTMDRTGDRFAANLLRHLDARER; from the coding sequence CTGACCCGCTTCTCCGCCACCACCCGGTCGGACGCGGTCGTCACCGCCGACCGGACCGAGGTGTGGCGTGCCCTCACCGACCCGGCGCTGCTGCCGCGGCTGACGCCGCTGCTGAACCGGATCGAGGCGTCCAGCGAGGGCGGGGACACGTTCTGGCGCTGGCACCTGGTCCGGCTGGCGGTCCTCGGCGTCGGGATCAAACCGGTGTTCACCGAGCGGATGACCTTCACCGAGGGCAAGCGGATCGAGTTCACGCACGCTCCGCCGGAGGGTGTCACCGAGTGGGCGGGCGCGGAGGGGTACTACGCGCTCGACGACGCCGAGGCCGCCGGGGACGGCACGCCGGCGACCCGGTTGGAGATCGCGCTGACCCTGGACGTCGACCTGCCGCTGTCCCGGCTGGCCGCCCCGGTGGTCACCCGCACGATGAGGACGACGATGGACCGGACCGGGGACCGGTTCGCCGCGAACCTGCTGCGGCACCTGGACGCCCGGGAGCGCTGA
- the prcA gene encoding proteasome subunit alpha: MTMPFYSSVDQLLRDRSELARKGIARGRSVVVLTYAGGVLFVAENRSTALHKVSEIYDKIGFAAVGRYNEFENLRTGGIRMADFRGFTYDRRDVTGRMLANAYAQALGTAFVEQQKPFEVELCVAEVGTEADGDQLYRITYDGSITDEPRYVVMGGQTEPISTKLGETYEPGLELGAAIGVALGGLQVPGADPASPGNGAKSAPRVLSREALEVAVLDRTRPRRTFRRIEGAALAELLPAANRGTAEPEPHVAGGDDTPAAGGALGEGGSS, from the coding sequence ATGACGATGCCGTTCTACTCCTCCGTCGACCAGCTCCTGCGCGACCGGTCGGAGCTCGCCCGCAAGGGCATCGCCCGCGGCCGCAGCGTGGTCGTCCTGACCTACGCCGGCGGCGTGCTGTTCGTCGCCGAGAACCGGTCGACCGCGCTGCACAAGGTCTCCGAGATCTACGACAAGATCGGGTTCGCCGCGGTCGGCCGGTACAACGAGTTCGAGAACCTGCGCACCGGCGGCATCCGGATGGCCGACTTCCGCGGCTTCACCTACGACCGGCGCGACGTCACCGGGCGGATGCTGGCCAACGCCTACGCGCAGGCTCTCGGCACGGCGTTCGTCGAGCAGCAGAAGCCGTTCGAGGTGGAGCTGTGCGTGGCCGAGGTCGGCACCGAAGCCGACGGCGACCAGCTGTACCGGATCACCTACGACGGGTCGATCACCGACGAGCCGCGGTACGTCGTCATGGGCGGCCAGACCGAGCCGATCTCGACCAAGCTGGGCGAGACCTACGAGCCCGGTCTCGAGCTCGGCGCCGCGATCGGGGTCGCGCTCGGCGGCCTGCAGGTCCCCGGCGCCGACCCGGCCTCGCCCGGCAACGGGGCCAAGTCGGCGCCGCGGGTGCTCAGCCGGGAGGCGCTCGAGGTCGCGGTGCTCGACCGCACCCGCCCGCGCCGCACGTTCCGCCGGATCGAGGGCGCCGCGCTGGCCGAGCTGCTGCCGGCCGCGAACCGCGGCACCGCCGAGCCGGAGCCGCACGTGGCCGGCGGCGACGACACCCCGGCCGCCGGGGGTGCCCTGGGGGAGGGCGGTTCGTCCTGA
- the prcB gene encoding proteasome subunit beta: MEFRPSVTPGLVPAHHTGQLGTFLTGSESFSEFVGVTAPHLVPGAGVVPQAGPGTADALGVPHGTTIVALTFSGGVVIAGDRRATSGNVIAQRDIEKVFVTDTHSAVGIAGSAGIALEMVRLFSVDLENYEKLEGVPLSLDGKANRLAGMVRQNLGAALQGFVVVPLFAGYDTAISDPARAGRIVTYDPTGGRYDEHLGFHAVGSGSVFAKSSLKKLHDPAADLDGAVRTAVEALYDAADDDTATGGPDTVRRIYPVVVGITADGAVRRTEDEMTAVVDQVIAGRRERPGGPR; encoded by the coding sequence ATGGAGTTCCGGCCGTCGGTCACCCCCGGACTGGTGCCCGCGCACCACACGGGCCAGCTCGGCACCTTCCTCACCGGGTCCGAGTCGTTCTCCGAGTTCGTCGGGGTCACGGCGCCGCACCTGGTGCCCGGCGCCGGGGTCGTCCCGCAGGCCGGCCCGGGCACGGCCGACGCGCTCGGCGTGCCGCACGGCACCACGATCGTCGCGCTGACCTTCTCCGGCGGGGTCGTCATCGCCGGTGACCGCCGCGCGACCTCCGGGAACGTGATCGCCCAGCGCGACATCGAGAAGGTGTTCGTCACCGACACCCACTCGGCGGTCGGCATCGCCGGCTCGGCCGGGATCGCGCTGGAGATGGTCCGGCTGTTCAGCGTGGACCTGGAGAACTACGAGAAGCTCGAGGGCGTGCCGCTGTCGCTGGACGGCAAGGCGAACCGGCTGGCCGGGATGGTCCGGCAGAACCTCGGCGCGGCGCTGCAGGGGTTCGTGGTCGTCCCGCTGTTCGCCGGCTACGACACCGCGATCTCCGACCCGGCCCGGGCCGGGCGCATCGTCACCTACGACCCCACCGGCGGCCGCTACGACGAGCACCTCGGCTTCCACGCCGTCGGCTCCGGCTCGGTGTTCGCGAAGTCGTCGCTGAAGAAGCTGCACGACCCGGCCGCCGACCTGGACGGCGCGGTGCGGACCGCGGTGGAGGCGCTCTACGACGCCGCCGACGACGACACCGCCACCGGCGGACCGGACACCGTGCGCCGGATCTACCCGGTGGTCGTCGGGATCACCGCCGACGGCGCCGTCCGGCGGACCGAGGACGAGATGACCGCCGTCGTCGACCAGGTCATCGCCGGGCGCCGGGAGCGCCCGGGCGGGCCCCGCTGA
- a CDS encoding ubiquitin-like protein Pup → MSQEQTKRQGGGDGDDESGENASGSGQERREKLGEDVDTILDEIDDVLEENAEDFVRSYVQKGGE, encoded by the coding sequence ATGTCGCAGGAGCAGACGAAGCGCCAGGGCGGTGGCGACGGCGACGACGAGTCCGGCGAGAACGCGTCCGGATCCGGCCAGGAGCGTCGGGAGAAGCTCGGCGAGGACGTCGACACCATCCTCGACGAGATCGACGACGTCCTCGAGGAGAACGCGGAGGACTTCGTCCGGTCCTACGTCCAGAAGGGCGGCGAGTGA
- the dop gene encoding depupylase/deamidase Dop produces MGTEVEYGIAVPGDPTANPVVTSTQVVLAYAAAADVPRNRRARWDYEVESPLRDARGFDLSAPSLAPQLDTDLDDLGAANVILTNGARFYVDHAHPEYSTPEVLTPRDVVIWDKAGERIMLEAANRAATVPGAPRMQLYKNNVDGKGASYGSHENYLMARTTTFPSIVAGLTPFFVSRQVVCGSGRVGLGQQGDEPGYQIAQRSDYIEVEVGLETTLKRGIINTRDEPHADADKYRRLHVIIGDANLSEVATLLKVGTTALVLDMIEHGRSFEDLRLAEPVKSVSRISHDPTLQRTVPLVDGRHLTALNLQQEYLARVVAHLEETVGNQRSDWDPDTREVVEEWESVLADLERDPMLTADRLDWTAKLKLLEAYRERDGLTWASGRLGMVDLQYSDVRLAKGLYNRLVTRGSMRRLVTEDEVMAAMTQPPEDTRAYFRGTCMGRYPVEVAAASWDSVIFDLGRESLVRIPTLEPLRGTRKHVGELFDTVSSAAELVDKLTGS; encoded by the coding sequence ATGGGCACCGAGGTGGAGTACGGCATCGCGGTGCCCGGGGACCCGACCGCGAACCCGGTGGTCACCTCGACGCAGGTCGTGCTCGCCTACGCCGCGGCCGCGGACGTCCCGCGCAACCGCCGGGCCCGCTGGGACTACGAGGTCGAGTCGCCGCTGCGGGATGCCCGCGGGTTCGACCTCTCGGCGCCGTCGCTGGCCCCGCAGCTCGACACCGACCTCGACGACCTCGGCGCGGCGAACGTCATCCTCACCAACGGCGCGCGGTTCTACGTCGACCACGCCCACCCGGAGTACTCGACGCCCGAGGTGCTGACCCCGCGGGACGTCGTGATCTGGGACAAGGCCGGTGAGCGGATCATGCTCGAGGCCGCCAACCGGGCGGCGACGGTCCCGGGCGCGCCCCGGATGCAGCTCTACAAGAACAACGTCGACGGCAAGGGGGCGAGCTACGGCTCGCACGAGAACTACCTGATGGCCCGGACGACGACGTTCCCGTCGATCGTGGCCGGCCTCACCCCGTTCTTCGTGTCCCGCCAGGTCGTCTGCGGCTCCGGGCGGGTCGGGCTGGGCCAGCAGGGCGACGAGCCCGGCTACCAGATCGCGCAGCGCTCGGACTACATCGAGGTCGAGGTCGGCCTCGAGACCACCCTCAAGCGCGGCATCATCAACACCCGCGACGAGCCGCACGCCGACGCCGACAAGTACCGCAGGCTGCACGTCATCATCGGCGACGCGAACCTGTCCGAGGTCGCGACCCTGCTGAAGGTGGGCACCACCGCGCTCGTGCTGGACATGATCGAGCACGGCAGGTCGTTCGAGGACTTGCGCCTGGCCGAGCCGGTCAAGTCGGTGTCCCGGATCAGCCACGACCCCACGCTGCAGCGGACGGTGCCGCTGGTCGACGGCCGGCATCTCACCGCGCTGAACCTGCAGCAGGAGTACCTGGCGCGGGTCGTCGCGCACCTGGAGGAGACCGTCGGCAACCAGCGCTCGGACTGGGACCCCGACACCCGCGAGGTCGTCGAGGAGTGGGAGTCGGTGCTCGCCGACCTCGAGCGGGACCCCATGCTCACCGCCGACCGGCTGGACTGGACGGCGAAGCTCAAGCTGCTGGAGGCCTACCGCGAGCGGGACGGCCTGACCTGGGCGTCCGGCCGGCTCGGCATGGTCGACCTGCAGTACTCCGACGTGCGGCTGGCCAAGGGCCTGTACAACCGGCTCGTCACCCGCGGGTCGATGCGCCGGCTCGTGACCGAGGACGAGGTCATGGCCGCGATGACCCAGCCGCCGGAGGACACCCGCGCCTACTTCCGGGGCACCTGCATGGGCCGCTACCCGGTGGAGGTGGCCGCCGCGTCCTGGGACTCGGTGATCTTCGACCTGGGGCGCGAGTCGCTGGTCCGGATCCCGACCCTGGAGCCGCTGCGGGGCACCCGCAAGCACGTCGGGGAACTTTTCGACACGGTGTCCAGTGCCGCCGAGCTGGTGGACAAGCTCACGGGATCGTGA
- a CDS encoding NUDIX domain-containing protein: MTDPARERLTVFDAAGTPVGSAERREVYARSLWHATTAVALRSTDGARLYVHRRTATKLVMPGLWDCFAGGVLDEGEDPDACAARELGEELGVTGVALEKLGALAFDAAALGIDTGPGSGPDGLRAHVHLYQAYWDGPVVHQPSEVAEGGWWTLDELRARLGSLEYPWVPDGRWVARRWLAGDVG; this comes from the coding sequence GTGACCGATCCCGCACGCGAACGCCTGACCGTCTTCGACGCGGCCGGCACCCCGGTCGGTTCCGCCGAACGCCGCGAGGTGTACGCCCGTTCGCTCTGGCACGCGACGACCGCGGTCGCCCTGCGCAGCACCGACGGCGCGCGGCTCTACGTCCACCGGCGCACGGCGACGAAGCTGGTCATGCCGGGGCTGTGGGACTGCTTCGCCGGCGGCGTGCTCGACGAGGGCGAGGACCCGGACGCGTGTGCCGCCCGGGAGCTCGGTGAGGAGCTCGGCGTCACCGGGGTGGCCCTGGAGAAACTGGGCGCGCTGGCGTTCGACGCGGCCGCGCTGGGCATCGACACCGGCCCCGGCTCGGGCCCGGACGGCCTGCGCGCGCACGTGCACCTCTACCAGGCGTACTGGGACGGCCCGGTCGTCCACCAGCCGTCGGAGGTCGCCGAGGGCGGCTGGTGGACCCTCGACGAGCTCCGCGCGCGTCTCGGCTCCCTCGAGTACCCCTGGGTGCCGGACGGCCGGTGGGTCGCCCGTCGCTGGCTCGCCGGGGACGTGGGTTAG
- the lpdA gene encoding dihydrolipoyl dehydrogenase yields MPHFDVVVLGAGPGGYVAAIRAAQLGRSVAVIEEKYWGGVCLNVGCIPSKALLRNAELAHIVTQEQKTFGFSGDVSLDYGVAFDRSRTVADGRVKGVHFLMKKNKITEFDGFGRFTRPGEIEVELSKGGNETVTYDDVIIAAGSTVKLLPGTSLSERVVTYEEQILTRELPKSVIIAGAGAIGVEFAYVLANYGVDVTIVEYLDRLLPLEDADVSKELLKRYKKLGVTVRTSTKVESIVDDGSGVTVTVSTAKGTEELRADKVVQAIGFAPRVDGYGLDKLGVELTERGAIKIDDYMRTSVDHVYAIGDVTAQLMLAHVAEAQGVVAAETLAGAETQELDYKMMPRATFCNPQVASFGYTEAEARELADERGWKVNVATFPFTANGKAHGMAEPNGFIKLIADDTYGELLGGHIIGAEATELLPELTLAQKWDLTVHEMARNVHAHPTLSECLQEAIHGLAGHMINL; encoded by the coding sequence ATGCCTCATTTCGACGTCGTCGTGCTCGGTGCCGGACCCGGTGGATACGTAGCGGCCATTCGTGCCGCGCAGCTCGGCCGCAGTGTGGCGGTGATCGAGGAGAAGTACTGGGGCGGTGTCTGCCTCAACGTGGGCTGCATCCCCTCGAAGGCGCTGCTGCGCAACGCGGAGCTCGCGCACATCGTCACCCAGGAGCAGAAGACCTTCGGCTTCTCCGGTGACGTGTCGCTGGACTACGGGGTCGCCTTCGACCGCAGTCGTACCGTCGCGGACGGCCGGGTCAAGGGCGTCCACTTCCTCATGAAGAAGAACAAGATCACCGAGTTCGACGGGTTCGGCCGCTTCACCCGGCCCGGCGAGATCGAGGTCGAGCTGTCCAAGGGCGGCAACGAGACCGTCACCTACGACGACGTGATCATCGCGGCCGGTTCCACGGTCAAGCTGCTGCCGGGCACCTCGCTGTCCGAGCGCGTGGTGACCTACGAGGAGCAGATCCTCACCCGCGAGCTGCCGAAGAGCGTCATCATCGCCGGCGCCGGCGCGATCGGCGTCGAGTTCGCCTACGTGCTGGCCAACTACGGCGTCGACGTCACGATCGTCGAGTACCTGGACCGGCTCCTCCCGCTGGAGGACGCCGACGTGTCCAAGGAGCTGCTCAAGCGCTACAAGAAGCTCGGGGTGACCGTCCGGACCTCCACCAAGGTGGAGTCGATCGTCGACGACGGCTCGGGCGTGACCGTCACCGTGTCCACGGCCAAGGGCACCGAGGAGCTGCGTGCCGACAAGGTCGTGCAGGCGATCGGGTTCGCCCCGCGGGTGGACGGCTACGGCCTGGACAAGCTGGGCGTCGAGCTGACCGAGCGCGGCGCCATCAAGATCGACGACTACATGCGCACCAGCGTGGACCACGTCTACGCGATCGGTGACGTCACCGCGCAGCTGATGCTCGCGCACGTGGCCGAGGCGCAGGGCGTCGTCGCCGCCGAGACCCTGGCCGGCGCCGAGACCCAGGAGCTGGACTACAAGATGATGCCGCGGGCGACCTTCTGCAACCCGCAGGTCGCGTCGTTCGGCTACACCGAGGCCGAGGCCCGCGAGCTCGCCGACGAGCGCGGCTGGAAGGTCAACGTCGCGACCTTCCCGTTCACCGCGAACGGCAAGGCGCACGGCATGGCCGAGCCGAACGGCTTCATCAAGCTCATCGCCGACGACACCTACGGCGAGCTGCTCGGCGGGCACATCATCGGCGCGGAGGCCACCGAGCTGCTGCCGGAGCTGACCCTGGCCCAGAAGTGGGACCTGACCGTGCACGAGATGGCGCGCAACGTGCACGCCCACCCGACCCTGTCGGAGTGCCTGCAGGAGGCGATCCACGGCCTGGCCGGCCACATGATCAACCTCTGA
- a CDS encoding MarR family transcriptional regulator: protein MDHTRWLDDEEQRTWRAFLAAQRLVSEKVERRLQTAAGMPQAYYEILVRLSEAPCRTLRMSVLADSAMSSRSRVSHAVARMEEAGWIVRRACPTDRRGQLAQLTEDGWQVLVAAAPEHVESVREAVFDALTPDQQAALRDAAEAIVAHLSDRPEWPVTGDSGPDGPDPARAS from the coding sequence GTGGATCACACGCGCTGGCTCGACGACGAGGAGCAGCGGACCTGGCGTGCCTTCCTCGCCGCACAGCGGCTGGTGTCGGAGAAGGTCGAACGCAGGCTGCAGACCGCGGCCGGGATGCCGCAGGCGTACTACGAGATCCTGGTCCGGCTGTCCGAGGCGCCGTGCCGCACGCTCCGGATGAGCGTGCTCGCCGACTCGGCGATGTCGTCGCGCAGCCGGGTCTCGCATGCGGTGGCCCGGATGGAGGAGGCGGGCTGGATCGTCCGGCGGGCCTGCCCCACCGACCGCCGGGGGCAGCTGGCGCAGCTGACCGAGGACGGGTGGCAGGTGCTGGTCGCGGCCGCGCCGGAGCACGTCGAGAGCGTCCGCGAGGCCGTCTTCGACGCGCTCACCCCCGACCAGCAGGCGGCACTGCGGGACGCGGCCGAGGCCATCGTGGCGCACCTGTCCGACCGGCCGGAATGGCCCGTGACGGGTGACTCGGGACCGGACGGCCCGGATCCGGCCCGCGCATCCTAG
- a CDS encoding YceI family protein, with amino-acid sequence MTTSIPNYIPGTWDIDPVHSDVSFVVRHMMVSKVRGRFEQVSGEIVTAENVEDSRVTATIDATSINTGNAQRDEHIRSADFFEVENHPEWTFTSTGLLAKGDDFVLNGDLTIKGVTRPVELKLEINGFGPDAFGGTRAGFTATTSINRSDFGVDISLPMDGGGVVVSEKVGIELEIQAVLRAS; translated from the coding sequence ATGACCACCAGCATCCCGAACTACATCCCCGGCACCTGGGACATCGACCCGGTCCACAGCGACGTGTCGTTCGTCGTCCGTCACATGATGGTGAGCAAGGTCCGCGGCCGCTTCGAGCAGGTCTCCGGCGAGATCGTCACCGCCGAGAACGTCGAGGACTCGCGGGTCACCGCCACCATCGACGCCACCTCGATCAACACCGGCAACGCCCAGCGCGACGAGCACATCCGCTCGGCCGACTTCTTCGAGGTCGAGAACCACCCGGAGTGGACCTTCACCTCGACCGGCCTGCTGGCCAAGGGCGACGACTTCGTCCTGAACGGCGACCTGACCATCAAGGGCGTCACCCGGCCGGTCGAGCTGAAGCTCGAGATCAACGGCTTCGGCCCGGACGCGTTCGGCGGCACCCGCGCCGGCTTCACCGCCACGACCTCGATCAACCGCTCCGACTTCGGCGTCGACATCAGCCTGCCGATGGACGGCGGCGGCGTGGTCGTCAGCGAGAAGGTCGGCATCGAGCTGGAGATCCAGGCCGTGCTGCGCGCCTCCTGA